One window of Magallana gigas chromosome 2, xbMagGiga1.1, whole genome shotgun sequence genomic DNA carries:
- the LOC105335843 gene encoding paramyosin isoform X1: MATANLSGVSQQTLPIQNTTNEDCIYHAVNFIQAKTGNRPANADHVYDFLQYTEGFPHPNSTMADNTGGTLPTPSPRPIAETLQGWGDVSPQQRAIFHHIEEEDQRLAYDHFFRECGRAPTVQEFSEFLLTFEGNDLTDPSRKTLGQLYLENKKSKKTWDQILQGMCQQRQMMRLLDSQNQALGQRNDQYKRERDNLQSEIRNLEGTICNIQHQKEDLQLIFNSLERKHDQHLTELEDERKDKQHLQHRCEELQADRQALQNTVVSQTDTITHFSETVARLESKTEEQSVTISDLESKTEQQSVTISDLESKNSDLESKNSDLESKTEQQSVTISDLESKTEQQSVTISDLESKTEQQSVTISDLESKNSDLESKNSDLESKTEQQSVTISDLESKTEQQSVTISDLESKTEQQSVTISDLQQKMQRQQYFLILAALIFAIGCVLFLFQ; encoded by the exons atggcaACAGCAAATC tttCTGGTGTATCTCAGCAGACTCTTCCTATTCAAAATACCACCAATGAGGATTGTATATACCACGCTGTCAACTTTATTCAAGCAAAAACAG GGAACCGTCCTGCAAATGCAGACCATGTGTATGATTTCTTGCAGTACACAGAGGGTTTTCCCCACCCAAACTCCACCATGGCAGATAATACAGGAGGAACATTGCCTACCCCATCTCCTCGACCTATTGCAGAAACTCTCCAAG GATGGGGAGATGTCAGCCCACAGCAGCGTGCTATATTCCACCACATAGAAGAAGAAGACCAAAGGCTTGCTTATGATCATTTTTTCAGAGAATGTG GTCGTGCCCCTACAGTGCAGGAATTCTCTGAGTTTCTTTTGACTTTTGAAGGTAATGACCTGACCGACCCTTCACGAAAGACATTAG GTCAGctatatttggaaaataaaaaaagtaaaaaaacttGGGACCAGATTCTCCAAGGTATGTGCCAGCAGAGACAAATGATGAGATTATTGGACTCCCAGAATCAGGCTTTGGGACAGCGTAATGATCAATACAAAAGAGAAAGGGATAATTTGCAGAGTGAGATCAGAAACCTGGAAGGAACCATATGCAACATCCAACATCAAAAAGAGGATCTACAGCTTATATTCAATTCTCTGGAAAGGAAACATGATCAACATCTCACTGAACTGGAGGATGAAAGGAAAGACAAACAACACCTGCAGCACAGGTGTGAAGAGTTACAGGCAGACAGACAAGCACTTCAGAACACAGTCGTCTCACAAACAGACACAATTACACATTTTTCAGAAACAGTTGCTCGTCTTGAGAGCAAGACAGAGGAACAGTCTGTCACAATCTCTGATCTGGAGAGTAAGACAGAACAACAGTCTGTCACAATCTCTGATCTGGAGAGTAAGAACTCTGATCTGGAGAGTAAGAACTCTGATCTGGAGAGTAAGACAGAACAACAGTCTGTCACAATCTCTGATCTGGAGAGTAAGACAGAACAACAGTCTGTCACAATCTCTGATCTGGAGAGTAAGACAGAACAACAGTCTGTTACTATCTCAGATCTGGAGAGTAAGAACTCTGATCTGGAGAGTAAGAACTCTGATCTGGAGAGTAAGACAGAACAACAGTCTGTCACAATCTCTGATCTGGAGAGTAAGACAGAACAACAGTCTGTCACAATCTCTGATCTGGAGAGTAAGACAGAACAACAGTCTGTCACAATCTCTGATCTTCAGCAGAAAATGCAAAGGCAGCaatattttctcattttggCAGC
- the LOC105335843 gene encoding paramyosin isoform X2 codes for MATANLSGVSQQTLPIQNTTNEDCIYHAVNFIQAKTGNRPANADHVYDFLQYTEGFPHPNSTMADNTGGTLPTPSPRPIAETLQGWGDVSPQQRAIFHHIEEEDQRLAYDHFFRECGRAPTVQEFSEFLLTFEGQLYLENKKSKKTWDQILQGMCQQRQMMRLLDSQNQALGQRNDQYKRERDNLQSEIRNLEGTICNIQHQKEDLQLIFNSLERKHDQHLTELEDERKDKQHLQHRCEELQADRQALQNTVVSQTDTITHFSETVARLESKTEEQSVTISDLESKTEQQSVTISDLESKNSDLESKNSDLESKTEQQSVTISDLESKTEQQSVTISDLESKTEQQSVTISDLESKNSDLESKNSDLESKTEQQSVTISDLESKTEQQSVTISDLESKTEQQSVTISDLQQKMQRQQYFLILAALIFAIGCVLFLFQ; via the exons atggcaACAGCAAATC tttCTGGTGTATCTCAGCAGACTCTTCCTATTCAAAATACCACCAATGAGGATTGTATATACCACGCTGTCAACTTTATTCAAGCAAAAACAG GGAACCGTCCTGCAAATGCAGACCATGTGTATGATTTCTTGCAGTACACAGAGGGTTTTCCCCACCCAAACTCCACCATGGCAGATAATACAGGAGGAACATTGCCTACCCCATCTCCTCGACCTATTGCAGAAACTCTCCAAG GATGGGGAGATGTCAGCCCACAGCAGCGTGCTATATTCCACCACATAGAAGAAGAAGACCAAAGGCTTGCTTATGATCATTTTTTCAGAGAATGTG GTCGTGCCCCTACAGTGCAGGAATTCTCTGAGTTTCTTTTGACTTTTGAAG GTCAGctatatttggaaaataaaaaaagtaaaaaaacttGGGACCAGATTCTCCAAGGTATGTGCCAGCAGAGACAAATGATGAGATTATTGGACTCCCAGAATCAGGCTTTGGGACAGCGTAATGATCAATACAAAAGAGAAAGGGATAATTTGCAGAGTGAGATCAGAAACCTGGAAGGAACCATATGCAACATCCAACATCAAAAAGAGGATCTACAGCTTATATTCAATTCTCTGGAAAGGAAACATGATCAACATCTCACTGAACTGGAGGATGAAAGGAAAGACAAACAACACCTGCAGCACAGGTGTGAAGAGTTACAGGCAGACAGACAAGCACTTCAGAACACAGTCGTCTCACAAACAGACACAATTACACATTTTTCAGAAACAGTTGCTCGTCTTGAGAGCAAGACAGAGGAACAGTCTGTCACAATCTCTGATCTGGAGAGTAAGACAGAACAACAGTCTGTCACAATCTCTGATCTGGAGAGTAAGAACTCTGATCTGGAGAGTAAGAACTCTGATCTGGAGAGTAAGACAGAACAACAGTCTGTCACAATCTCTGATCTGGAGAGTAAGACAGAACAACAGTCTGTCACAATCTCTGATCTGGAGAGTAAGACAGAACAACAGTCTGTTACTATCTCAGATCTGGAGAGTAAGAACTCTGATCTGGAGAGTAAGAACTCTGATCTGGAGAGTAAGACAGAACAACAGTCTGTCACAATCTCTGATCTGGAGAGTAAGACAGAACAACAGTCTGTCACAATCTCTGATCTGGAGAGTAAGACAGAACAACAGTCTGTCACAATCTCTGATCTTCAGCAGAAAATGCAAAGGCAGCaatattttctcattttggCAGC